In Trifolium pratense cultivar HEN17-A07 linkage group LG7, ARS_RC_1.1, whole genome shotgun sequence, a genomic segment contains:
- the LOC123896090 gene encoding uncharacterized protein LOC123896090 encodes MARVKRPGNKNKKDSSSSSSQSSKRSPSPQIAPLSKDKSGTKSSSSTSFKFLPDHENEIEVQSNPSTQNAPINPPHISQSNQPIVETVLPQQSPPTTVHISEVLIRAIPITCKTVTTSIEPIQCSQTFAETTNEVPQVTVTPLPKTKTVYSSKSIPIPTKTKKSKSLEFSKVRKSRRLASGSGRKPAIDKTVYSLSDDDSENTQPGSPQAKSVPEIKTYSKRPSSSKTKPKPSKRSESSEEEDIMIRKLKHSAPLIHEDCQQSFEIFAKKKPILPGRVYNFDDLVNTNHDLTQFTNPLGWTSLFNIRETHYPNLISAFYFNAVIPSDRNSIVSELKKAKIKITEDLLGKLLDIPTTCHKLYGESWFSMAGVSKNTLMFEIYEPGTNLTKNPPSSKLKHVFKMLHNMCLHSIFPRKGSKDKVTDNDMMIMYHMFNKIQLNLPYVMVQHMIYTIENESKRVTRPYGMFLTRVFNKFKVSFEGEEGKNSSTTFSLKNVGRMKFIGEIVEDHTIPDQGQKRKRCCK; translated from the coding sequence ATGGCTAGAGTTAAGAGACCCggcaacaaaaacaaaaaagatagtTCTTCATCCTCCTCTCAATCATCAAAACGCTCACCCTCTCCACAAATTGCTCCTCTTTCCAAAGACAAATCAGGTACTAAATCATCTTCTTCCACTTCTTTCAAATTCCTTCCAGATCACGAGAATGAGATTGAAGTCCAATCAAATCCTTCAACTCAAAATGCTCCCATCAATCCACCACATATCTCTCAATCAAACCAACCTATTGTTGAAACCGTTCTTCCACAACAATCACCACCAACAACTGTTCATATCTCTGAAGTGTTGATTAGAGCCATTCCAATCACTTGTAAAACTGTCACAACAAGCATTGAACCCATTCAATGTTCTCAAACCTTTGCTGAAACCACAAATGAAGTTCCACAAGTAACTGTCACACCTCTGCCAAAAACTAAAACCGTCTATAGTTCGAAATCCATTCCAATCCctaccaaaaccaaaaaatcaaagtctCTTGAGTTTTCAAAAGTTAGAAAGTCAAGAAGATTAGCCTCAGGATCTGGACGAAAACCTGCAATAGACAAGACTGTCTATTCTCTCTCTGATGATGACTCAGAAAATACTCAACCGGGTTCACCACAAGCTAAATCTGTTCCTGAGATTAAAACTTATTCCAAAAGACCCTCttcatccaaaacaaaacccAAACCCTCAAAAAGGTCAGAATCTTCTGAGGAAGAAGACATCATGATCCGTAAACTCAAACATTCTGCACCCCTCATTCATGAGGACTGTCAACAAAGCTTTGAAATCTTTGCCAAGAAAAAACCAATTCTTCCAGGCAGAGTGTACAACTTTGATGATCTTGTCAACACAAATCATGACCTAACCCAGTTCACTAATCCTCTTGGTTGGACATCATTGTTCAACATCAGAGAAACCCATTACCCAAACCTTATATCAGCTTTTTACTTCAATGCTGTTATTCCCTCAGATAGAAACTCCATAGTTTCTGAGCTTAAGAAAGCTAAAATCAAGATAACCGAAGATTTGCTTGGAAAACTGTTAGATATTCCAACCACATGTCACAAATTGTATGGAGAAAGCTGGTTCTCCATGGCAGGAGTGAGTAAGAACACTCTTATGTTTGAAATTTATGAACCTGGAACCAATCTCACAAAGAATCCACCCTCATCCAAGCTCAAACATGTGTTTAAGATGTTGCACAACATGTGTTTACACTCCATCTTCCCAAGGAAAGGAAGCAAGGACAAAGTCACTGATAATGACATGATGATTATGTATCACATGTTCAATAAGATCCAACTAAATTTACCATATGTCATGGTTCAACACATGATATACACCATAGAAAATGAATCTAAGAGAGTCACCCGTCCTTATGGCATGTTCCTAACTAGAGTTTTCAACAAGTTCAAAGTGagttttgaaggagaagaaggaaaaaattcGTCTACCACATTCTCTCTAAAGAATGTTGGAAGAATGAAATTCATTGGAGAAATTGTTGAGGATCACACCATTCCTGATCAAGgccagaaaagaaaaagatgttGTAAGTGA
- the LOC123894316 gene encoding uncharacterized protein LOC123894316 isoform X2, producing MSGNQRGRGGGRTRRNAQEEPEGFAEAFAGDPNANMWAHMMHQHQQFQAQQAQQHQEMMMMFQQQMNNQQNQNMGGNAAFREFCRMNPPEFVGEYVPAKAREWIQRMGDILDSMECSEADNVNFATRFFRGNACHWWEGNKAYMVSSQIEMNWTNFKRLFISHYIPESYQFQMERELTELKQGNMTVTDYTMRFNELIRYVAEGNDAPTEAWKMKKYRFGLRADIAHDVSMQQSANLGDLIQKSYHAEAGLSDIRKERGEAYNRKKDSGKFNSQLKPKGSPSKGKQHHAGTFISILLCYE from the coding sequence ATGTCGGGAAATCAGAGGGGTCGTGGTGGAGGAAGGACTAGGAGGAATGCCCAAGAAGAGCCAGAAGGGTTTGCAGAAGCATTCGCCGGAGATCCTAATGCGAATATGTGGGCGCACATGATGCACCAACATCAGCAATTCCAAGCACAACAAGCTCAGCAGCATCaggagatgatgatgatgtttcaACAACAAATGAACAATCAGCAGAATCAGAATATGGGAGGAAATGCTGCTTTCAGAGAATTCTGCAGAATGAATCCTCCTGAATTTGTGGGAGAGTATGTTCCAGCTAAGGCTAGAGAATGGATCCAACGGATGGGTGACATACTTGACTCTATGGAGTGCTCGGAAGCTGATAACGTGAATTTTGCCACTCGATTCTTTCGTGGCAATGCTTGCCATTGGTGGGAGGGAAACAAAGCCTATATGGTGTCAAGTCAAATTGAGATGAATTGGACGAATTTCAAACGTCTCTTCATTTCTCATTACATTCCTGAAAGTTACCAGTTCCAAATGGAGCGCGAATTGACTGAGCTAAAGCAGGGTAACATGACTGTGACTGATTATACTATGAGATTTAATGAATTGATCCGTTATGTGGCTGAAGGTAATGATGCTCCAACCGAAGCTTGGAAGATGAAGAAGTATCGTTTTGGGTTGAGAGCTGATATTGCACATGATGTCTCAATGCAACAAAGTGCCAACCTTGGAGATTTGAttcagaagagttatcatgcaGAGGCTGGTCTTAGTGATATTCGGAAGGAAAGAGGTGAAGCCTACAATAGAAAGAAAGATTCTGGGAAGTTTAACTCGCAACTGAAGCCAAAGGGTTCTCCGAGTAAAGGAAAGCAACACCATGCTGGAACATTTATTAGCATATTATTATGTTATGAATAG